From Halomicrobium salinisoli, the proteins below share one genomic window:
- a CDS encoding NTP transferase domain-containing protein, which translates to MCDERSHAVVLAAGMGTRLRPVTESTPKTLVEVGDRHILGHIFESLDRTGYERVTTVTGFEADQVRGFCDAAGFDLEVDFVHSDAYDSTNNLYSLWLARDRLEDGFTLVNSDTLFPAASLRRLAETDGSALLVDAEKPLGDEEMKVRTADGEAVAIGKDLSEATGEYIGVSKFGPAGADALADELDAMVDAGRTNEWYEAAFDRIFDAVDVGVVPVDGDWIEIDDHDDLRTGRRLFGEVTAE; encoded by the coding sequence ATGTGTGACGAACGTAGTCATGCTGTCGTGCTCGCCGCCGGCATGGGGACGCGGTTGCGTCCCGTGACCGAGTCGACTCCGAAGACGCTCGTCGAGGTCGGCGACCGCCACATCCTCGGGCACATCTTCGAGTCGCTCGACCGCACCGGCTACGAGCGGGTGACGACCGTGACGGGCTTCGAGGCCGACCAGGTTCGCGGGTTCTGCGACGCGGCCGGGTTCGACCTCGAGGTCGACTTCGTCCACAGCGACGCGTACGACTCGACGAACAACCTCTACTCGCTGTGGCTGGCCCGCGACCGCCTCGAGGACGGGTTCACGCTCGTCAACTCCGACACGCTGTTCCCGGCCGCCAGCCTGCGGCGCCTCGCCGAGACCGACGGCTCGGCGCTGCTCGTCGACGCCGAGAAGCCCCTCGGCGACGAGGAGATGAAAGTCCGGACGGCGGACGGCGAGGCGGTCGCCATCGGAAAGGACCTCTCGGAGGCGACCGGCGAGTACATCGGCGTGAGCAAGTTCGGCCCCGCCGGCGCCGACGCGCTGGCCGACGAACTCGACGCGATGGTCGACGCCGGCCGGACGAACGAGTGGTACGAGGCCGCGTTCGACCGGATCTTCGACGCCGTCGACGTGGGCGTCGTCCCGGTCGACGGCGACTGGATCGAGATCGACGACCACGACGACCTGCGGACGGGCCGGCGGCTGTTCGGCGAGGTGACCGCCGAGTGA
- the leuS gene encoding leucine--tRNA ligase, translating to MATDETGYEPADIEPEWRQRWAERERYEADPSEEDKTFITVPYPYPSGGMHIGHARTYTVPDVYARYRRQQGDNVLFPIGWHVTGTPIIGAVERLKKGEEEQLSVLRDTYNVPEDTLEDLETPMGYARHFIEEHYKAGMKQLGLSIDWRREFTTEDERYEKFITWQYETLKDRGLLEKGLHPVNYCTNEEQPVTTHDLLEGEDEEFQEYTLVKFSAEEDGEEVVYPMATLRPETVRGVTNAYVDPEATYVRATVDGETWIVSEDAAEKFELQARDVEIHERIDGADLVGRRVDNPVTGDDILVLPADFVDVDNATGVVMSVPAHSPDDYVALQEAKERADDLTEYGLDPEAVRAIEPVPILSVEGYGEIPARDAVEEYGIEGQDDPALDEATHELYNAEFHGGELNDDYGDFAGAVIEDVRDELKEYYQSQGDFDAMYDFAAEVICRCGGEVEVAEQDTWFLRYNDEEWTAKVERAIENLDAIPENTRQQYYNTVDWLEEWPCIRNYGLGTPLPWDPEFIIEPLSDSTVYMAYYTIAHRLQDVPLEELDREFFDALFYGEDAVDDPDPTALELREEWSYWYPVDYRCSAEDLINNHLTFFLYHHAELFDEDEWPQGITGMGMGLLEGQKMSSSKGHVVLPDEAIGEYGADTVRFFLLNSSEPWQDFDWRADEVGSTHDQLARFWTRAEELIDGEEGDRDELQDIDRWLLAKLQETVEAVTDSLERFETRTASQEAFYRFEEQLRWYRRRADLDRPGARWTLRHVLETRLRLLAPFVPFMANELHERLTGTPAEDAPWPEPEAEFRDESAVASEALVEDLHEDVADILEVTGEDPETIRVYVAADWKREVFAAVREAGTNVGAVMSEAMSNPDLREKGDAVNDLAQELVEFARGRDDDELATLADLDERAVYEDAADFLAREHDADVEVYAEDGDPEDPAGKADQAVPFRPAIHVE from the coding sequence ATGGCTACAGACGAGACGGGGTACGAGCCGGCCGATATCGAGCCGGAGTGGCGCCAGCGCTGGGCCGAGCGGGAACGGTACGAGGCCGACCCCTCCGAAGAAGACAAGACGTTCATCACCGTCCCCTATCCCTACCCGTCGGGCGGGATGCACATCGGGCACGCCCGCACGTACACGGTGCCGGACGTCTACGCCCGCTACCGCCGCCAGCAGGGCGACAACGTCCTCTTCCCCATCGGCTGGCACGTCACGGGCACGCCGATCATCGGCGCCGTCGAGCGCCTGAAGAAGGGCGAGGAGGAGCAGCTGTCGGTCCTCCGGGACACGTACAACGTTCCCGAGGACACCCTCGAGGACCTGGAGACGCCGATGGGCTACGCTCGGCACTTCATCGAGGAGCACTACAAGGCGGGGATGAAGCAGCTCGGCCTCTCGATCGACTGGCGCCGGGAGTTCACCACCGAGGACGAGCGCTACGAGAAGTTCATCACCTGGCAGTACGAGACCCTCAAGGACCGCGGCCTGCTGGAGAAGGGCCTGCACCCCGTCAACTACTGCACCAACGAGGAGCAGCCGGTCACCACCCACGACCTGCTGGAGGGCGAGGACGAGGAGTTCCAGGAGTACACGCTGGTCAAGTTCTCCGCCGAGGAGGACGGCGAGGAGGTCGTCTATCCGATGGCGACGCTCCGGCCCGAGACAGTGCGGGGCGTCACCAACGCCTACGTCGACCCCGAGGCGACGTACGTCCGCGCCACGGTGGACGGCGAGACCTGGATCGTCTCCGAGGACGCCGCCGAGAAGTTCGAGCTACAGGCTCGCGACGTCGAGATCCACGAGCGGATCGACGGCGCCGACCTCGTCGGTCGCCGCGTCGACAACCCCGTCACCGGCGACGACATCCTCGTCCTGCCCGCCGACTTCGTCGACGTCGACAACGCCACCGGCGTCGTCATGTCCGTCCCGGCCCACTCGCCGGACGACTACGTCGCGCTGCAGGAGGCAAAAGAGCGGGCCGACGACCTGACCGAGTACGGCCTCGACCCCGAGGCGGTCCGGGCCATCGAGCCCGTCCCGATCCTCTCCGTCGAGGGCTACGGCGAGATCCCCGCCCGCGACGCCGTCGAGGAGTACGGCATCGAGGGCCAGGACGACCCCGCGCTGGACGAGGCCACCCACGAGCTGTACAACGCCGAGTTCCACGGCGGCGAGCTGAACGACGACTACGGCGACTTCGCCGGCGCGGTCATCGAGGACGTCCGCGACGAGCTCAAGGAGTACTACCAGAGCCAGGGCGACTTCGACGCGATGTACGACTTCGCCGCCGAGGTCATCTGTCGCTGCGGCGGCGAGGTCGAAGTGGCCGAGCAGGACACCTGGTTCCTGCGGTACAACGACGAGGAGTGGACCGCGAAGGTCGAGCGCGCCATCGAGAACCTCGACGCCATCCCGGAGAACACCCGCCAGCAGTACTACAACACGGTCGACTGGCTCGAGGAGTGGCCCTGCATCCGCAACTACGGCCTGGGCACGCCGCTGCCGTGGGACCCCGAGTTCATCATCGAGCCCCTCTCCGACTCGACGGTCTACATGGCCTACTACACCATCGCCCACCGCCTGCAGGACGTCCCCCTCGAAGAGCTCGACCGCGAGTTCTTCGACGCCCTGTTCTACGGCGAAGACGCCGTCGACGACCCCGACCCGACGGCCCTGGAACTGCGCGAGGAGTGGTCCTACTGGTACCCCGTCGACTACCGCTGCTCCGCCGAGGACCTCATCAACAACCACCTCACCTTCTTCCTCTATCACCACGCCGAGCTGTTCGACGAGGACGAGTGGCCCCAGGGGATCACCGGCATGGGCATGGGCCTGCTGGAGGGCCAGAAGATGTCCTCCTCGAAGGGCCACGTCGTCCTGCCCGACGAGGCCATCGGCGAGTACGGCGCCGACACCGTCCGCTTCTTCCTGCTCAACAGCTCCGAGCCCTGGCAGGACTTCGACTGGCGGGCCGACGAGGTCGGCTCCACCCACGACCAGCTCGCGCGGTTCTGGACCCGTGCGGAGGAGCTCATCGACGGCGAGGAGGGCGACCGCGACGAACTCCAGGACATCGACCGCTGGCTGCTGGCGAAGCTCCAGGAGACCGTCGAGGCCGTCACCGACAGCCTGGAGCGCTTCGAGACCCGCACCGCCAGCCAGGAGGCCTTCTACCGCTTCGAGGAGCAGCTGCGGTGGTACCGCCGGCGCGCCGACCTCGACCGGCCGGGCGCGCGGTGGACGCTGCGCCACGTCCTCGAGACCCGCCTGCGCCTGCTGGCGCCGTTCGTCCCGTTCATGGCCAACGAGCTGCACGAGCGCCTGACCGGCACGCCCGCCGAGGACGCCCCGTGGCCCGAGCCCGAAGCGGAGTTCCGCGACGAGTCCGCCGTCGCCAGCGAGGCGCTGGTCGAGGACCTCCACGAGGACGTCGCGGACATCCTCGAGGTCACCGGCGAGGACCCGGAGACCATCCGCGTGTACGTCGCCGCCGACTGGAAGCGCGAGGTCTTCGCGGCGGTCCGCGAGGCCGGGACGAACGTCGGCGCGGTGATGAGCGAGGCGATGAGCAACCCCGACCTGCGCGAGAAGGGCGACGCCGTCAACGACCTCGCCCAGGAGCTGGTCGAGTTCGCCCGCGGCCGCGACGACGACGAACTGGCGACGCTGGCCGACCTCGACGAGCGCGCCGTCTACGAGGACGCCGCCGACTTCCTGGCCCGCGAGCACGACGCCGACGTCGAGGTGTACGCCGAGGACGGGGACCCGGAGGACCCCGCCGGCAAGGCCGATCAGGCCGTCCCGTTCCGGCCGGCCATCCACGTGGAGTAA
- a CDS encoding DUF7344 domain-containing protein, whose protein sequence is MSEKHPGSGDESERERIDRLYDVLSHERRRFVLRSLLDHRTLALADLAELVAERNHDVDFPDVPEEAVLRIYATLHHNHLPKLAEAGLVTYDEEGELVSLSAADQRAHVETLLSVVGPE, encoded by the coding sequence ATGTCAGAGAAGCACCCGGGGTCCGGAGACGAGAGCGAGCGCGAGCGGATCGACCGGCTCTACGACGTCCTGAGCCACGAGCGCCGCCGCTTCGTCCTCCGCTCGCTGCTCGACCACCGGACGCTCGCGCTCGCCGACCTCGCCGAGCTGGTCGCAGAGCGGAACCACGACGTGGACTTCCCCGACGTCCCCGAGGAGGCGGTCCTCCGGATCTACGCCACGCTGCACCACAATCACCTCCCGAAGCTCGCCGAGGCCGGCCTCGTCACCTACGACGAGGAGGGCGAACTCGTCTCGCTCTCGGCGGCCGACCAGCGTGCCCACGTGGAGACGCTGCTGTCCGTCGTCGGCCCGGAATAG
- a CDS encoding DUF7114 family protein produces MEEAVAVRRAALAAVDDVEPARLRDRIEARIDAASMAPGVYTLVSARAVRGDAAGASSSEPSVATAPEDAVEHSSTGPGSASPRQDAVGTRSDEPSVADAPEDAPDGLADRAAGVQLIYEGLRLTRSLAHDDPWSGVGDDADARDEADLDILIADILVSRGFYLLARTEAADAAVGVVRAFGTDQTVRRETDDPSLDRNLEADVLELAAVAGVTAGGARPTTRLREYTADLAADGDPLPAIERLTDDEVRETVAALIADDASTSDGVTTSADH; encoded by the coding sequence ATGGAGGAAGCCGTGGCGGTCCGTCGCGCCGCGCTGGCCGCGGTCGACGACGTCGAGCCAGCCCGTCTCCGCGACCGCATCGAGGCTCGCATCGACGCCGCGTCGATGGCACCCGGGGTGTACACGCTGGTCAGCGCCCGCGCCGTCCGCGGGGACGCCGCTGGAGCGAGCTCCAGCGAGCCCTCCGTCGCTACCGCTCCGGAAGACGCCGTCGAGCATAGCTCGACGGGCCCTGGCTCGGCTTCGCCTCGCCAGGACGCCGTCGGAACCCGTTCCGACGAGCCCTCCGTCGCTGACGCTCCGGAGGACGCACCCGACGGCCTCGCCGACCGCGCCGCGGGCGTCCAGCTGATCTACGAGGGCCTCCGGCTGACCCGCTCGCTGGCCCACGATGATCCGTGGAGCGGCGTCGGCGACGACGCCGACGCCAGGGACGAGGCGGACCTCGACATCCTCATCGCCGACATCCTCGTCTCGCGGGGCTTCTACCTGCTGGCCCGCACGGAGGCCGCCGACGCCGCCGTCGGCGTCGTCCGCGCCTTCGGCACCGACCAGACCGTCCGCCGCGAGACCGACGACCCCTCGCTGGACCGCAACCTCGAGGCCGACGTGCTGGAGCTGGCCGCCGTCGCCGGCGTGACCGCCGGCGGCGCCCGCCCGACGACGCGCCTGCGGGAGTACACCGCCGACCTCGCGGCCGACGGCGACCCGCTCCCCGCGATCGAGCGACTGACCGACGACGAGGTCCGCGAGACCGTCGCCGCGCTGATCGCCGACGACGCCTCGACCAGCGACGGCGTGACCACGTCAGCGGATCACTGA
- a CDS encoding DUF7526 family protein, with translation MGEQLVGEVVHVVPPEDLDDYDLEPELETMATDRYVLVCRKGGAPSWIEKLRMFFLREPIEAVTVVAETAASEGEEITATVVETDLAGVYEATHLERVDA, from the coding sequence ATGGGCGAGCAGCTCGTCGGCGAGGTCGTCCACGTCGTCCCGCCGGAGGACCTCGACGACTACGACCTCGAACCGGAACTCGAGACGATGGCGACCGACCGGTACGTCCTCGTCTGCCGGAAGGGGGGCGCGCCGTCGTGGATCGAGAAGCTCCGCATGTTCTTCCTGCGCGAGCCGATCGAGGCGGTGACCGTCGTCGCCGAGACGGCGGCGAGCGAGGGCGAGGAGATCACGGCGACCGTCGTCGAGACGGACCTGGCGGGCGTCTACGAGGCGACGCACCTCGAGCGGGTCGACGCCTGA
- a CDS encoding HAD family hydrolase, giving the protein MPAYDAVLFDSDGVLVTPPARETQLAATRTAFEAVGESDPAAEHVAAVADGLTGEQLREICDAYDFDPEAFWDAREHHDERSQFDRFRDGTRRLYDDVAAIRDLSHDCGVVSNNHHSTIEFVLSHFGLKASFDTYYGREKSIESLDLKKPDPHYLERALADLDADTALFVGDSESDVVAAERAGLDSAFVRRSHCADVALSTSPTFEVDDLGDVASLVNG; this is encoded by the coding sequence GTGCCAGCGTACGACGCAGTGCTGTTCGACAGCGACGGCGTGCTCGTCACGCCGCCGGCGCGAGAGACGCAACTCGCTGCCACGCGGACGGCCTTCGAAGCAGTGGGAGAGAGCGATCCGGCGGCCGAGCACGTCGCGGCCGTCGCGGACGGCCTGACGGGAGAGCAACTCCGAGAGATCTGCGACGCGTACGACTTCGATCCCGAAGCGTTCTGGGACGCGCGCGAACACCACGACGAGCGCTCGCAGTTCGATCGGTTCCGGGACGGGACCCGCCGGCTCTACGACGACGTCGCCGCGATCCGCGACCTCTCCCACGACTGCGGCGTCGTGAGCAACAACCACCACAGCACGATCGAGTTCGTCCTGTCGCACTTCGGGCTCAAGGCGTCGTTCGACACCTACTACGGCCGGGAGAAGTCGATCGAGAGCCTCGACCTGAAGAAGCCGGATCCGCACTACCTGGAGCGCGCGCTCGCGGACCTGGACGCCGACACCGCGCTGTTCGTCGGGGACAGCGAGAGCGACGTCGTCGCCGCGGAGCGCGCCGGACTCGACTCCGCGTTCGTTCGACGGTCCCACTGCGCCGACGTCGCGCTCTCGACGTCGCCGACGTTCGAGGTCGACGACCTCGGCGACGTGGCGTCCCTCGTGAACGGGTGA
- a CDS encoding NAD+ synthase, protein MAESATVRRADDPLDLTLSDDELAAHREHITSFITDVTDAAGVDEAVIGLSGGIDSTLTSHLAVEALGAENVFGLVMPSESNRDENMSDAERVASELLDIDYEVIEINPIVDAFLEGYPDAEGDQLAVGNLRVRSRGVLNYLVANHRDALVLGTGNRSEALVGYFTKYGDGAVDCHPIANLYKGQVRQLAKHVGVPGDLAEKTASAGMWVGQTDAEEMGLDYPTLDSVLALHVEGGVSTTATAREIGVDEEVVERVRGMYERSEHKRQVPPGPEPLY, encoded by the coding sequence ATGGCAGAATCCGCGACGGTCCGCCGGGCGGACGACCCGCTGGATCTGACGCTCTCCGACGACGAACTGGCGGCGCACCGCGAGCACATCACCTCGTTCATCACGGACGTAACCGACGCCGCCGGGGTCGACGAGGCCGTCATCGGCCTCTCGGGCGGCATCGACAGCACGCTCACTTCCCACCTGGCCGTTGAGGCGCTGGGCGCCGAGAACGTCTTCGGGCTGGTGATGCCCAGCGAGTCTAACCGCGACGAGAACATGAGCGACGCGGAGCGCGTCGCCAGCGAGCTGCTGGACATCGACTACGAGGTGATCGAGATCAACCCGATCGTCGACGCCTTCCTCGAGGGCTACCCCGACGCCGAGGGCGACCAGCTCGCCGTGGGGAACCTCCGGGTGCGCTCGCGGGGCGTGCTGAACTACCTGGTCGCCAACCACCGCGACGCCCTGGTCCTGGGGACGGGCAACAGGAGCGAGGCGCTGGTGGGCTACTTCACGAAGTACGGCGACGGCGCCGTCGACTGCCATCCCATCGCCAACCTCTACAAGGGACAGGTCCGCCAGCTCGCCAAGCACGTCGGCGTCCCCGGGGACCTGGCCGAGAAGACCGCAAGCGCCGGGATGTGGGTCGGCCAGACCGACGCCGAGGAGATGGGGCTCGACTACCCGACGCTGGACTCCGTCCTCGCGCTGCACGTCGAGGGCGGCGTCTCGACGACCGCGACGGCCCGCGAGATCGGCGTCGACGAGGAGGTCGTCGAGCGCGTCCGCGGGATGTACGAGCGCAGCGAGCACAAGCGACAGGTGCCGCCCGGTCCCGAGCCGCTGTACTGA
- a CDS encoding DUF3105 domain-containing protein, protein MVDCDYCDAAFEDEDTYLAHLADAHEGELSAIDRRRVEDVEREESGGIPTGPAVLAVVILASLALMAYVTLIMGGGGGNADASIPARGDAAVISQVENESIASNEHVSQGTDIDYERMPPTGGAHYGGQTVSAGFYEAEQSLGALVHSLEHGAVVVYYDPAALDRSAEQSLRAFANRHTGGWRSFIAVPNPAESPDAPYVLAAWGHRLEMNEYDNETVRQFTGEYLGRGPENPVR, encoded by the coding sequence ATGGTCGACTGCGACTACTGCGACGCCGCTTTCGAGGACGAGGACACCTACCTCGCGCACCTCGCTGACGCCCACGAGGGCGAACTGAGCGCCATCGACCGGCGCCGGGTCGAGGACGTGGAGCGCGAGGAGTCCGGCGGGATCCCGACGGGGCCGGCGGTCCTCGCCGTCGTGATCCTGGCCTCGCTGGCGCTGATGGCCTACGTGACGCTGATCATGGGGGGCGGCGGTGGCAACGCCGACGCGTCGATTCCGGCCCGGGGCGACGCCGCGGTGATCTCCCAGGTCGAGAACGAGTCCATCGCGAGCAACGAGCACGTCTCCCAGGGGACGGACATCGACTACGAGCGGATGCCGCCGACCGGCGGGGCCCACTACGGGGGCCAGACGGTGAGCGCGGGCTTCTACGAGGCGGAGCAGTCGCTGGGCGCGCTGGTCCACTCGCTGGAGCACGGCGCGGTCGTCGTCTACTACGACCCCGCGGCGCTGGACCGGTCCGCCGAGCAGAGCCTGCGGGCGTTCGCGAACCGTCACACCGGCGGCTGGCGGAGCTTCATCGCCGTGCCGAACCCCGCCGAGAGCCCCGACGCGCCGTACGTCCTGGCCGCCTGGGGTCACCGGCTGGAGATGAACGAGTACGACAACGAGACGGTCCGCCAGTTCACCGGCGAGTACCTCGGCCGCGGGCCTGAGAACCCGGTGCGGTAG
- a CDS encoding ATP-grasp domain-containing protein, translated as MSTDRVLVCNAHAVHGLVAVRSLGRRGLDVTAGSRFRVAPGTLSRYADRRFTYPDPASRPEPFVRAVERELEERDYDVLLPINEVTVATVARHRDRFDPLVSVPFDCYERLLVGLDKRRTTAALREHGIPRPETLLPDEVDSDAVADLGFPVVLKPARGSGRDGVEVCETPGAFEAAYPRVRDEHGPTIVQEYVPNGGEAGAYALYDPAGERATRVIQRRIRTRPPEGGVSTYRETIADPEVDAAADDLLSGLDWHGVAMVEFRRDPRDGEPKVLELNPRLWGSLALSTYAGADFPYLLYRLAVGEPIDPDPGYTVGVRARSAFADLLHAMERPDRLRAFRDVLTPGDAPERFDVLAREDPLPVAGQLGYWLTVYLQEAVPDGPNLDSSLVPGASVHRLLKR; from the coding sequence GTGTCCACCGACCGAGTGCTCGTCTGCAACGCTCACGCGGTCCACGGCCTGGTCGCCGTGCGTTCACTTGGCCGGCGCGGGCTCGACGTCACCGCCGGGAGCAGGTTCCGGGTCGCCCCGGGGACGCTCTCGCGGTACGCCGACCGGCGGTTCACGTACCCCGACCCGGCGAGCAGGCCCGAGCCGTTCGTCCGCGCAGTCGAGCGCGAGCTGGAGGAGCGCGACTACGACGTCCTCCTCCCGATCAACGAGGTCACCGTCGCGACGGTCGCTCGACACCGCGACCGGTTCGATCCGCTCGTCAGCGTCCCGTTCGACTGTTACGAGCGCCTGCTCGTCGGCCTCGACAAGCGGCGGACGACGGCTGCGCTCCGCGAGCACGGGATCCCCAGGCCCGAGACGCTGCTGCCGGACGAGGTCGACTCCGACGCGGTGGCGGACCTCGGGTTCCCCGTCGTGCTGAAGCCCGCCCGCGGGAGCGGCCGCGACGGCGTCGAGGTCTGCGAGACGCCCGGCGCGTTCGAGGCGGCGTACCCCCGCGTGCGGGACGAGCACGGCCCGACGATCGTCCAGGAGTACGTCCCCAACGGCGGCGAGGCCGGGGCGTACGCCCTCTACGACCCGGCCGGCGAGCGGGCGACTCGCGTGATCCAGCGGCGCATCCGGACCCGCCCGCCGGAAGGGGGGGTCAGCACGTACCGCGAGACGATCGCCGACCCCGAGGTCGACGCGGCGGCCGACGACCTGCTGAGCGGGCTGGACTGGCACGGGGTCGCCATGGTGGAGTTCCGCCGCGACCCGCGTGACGGCGAGCCGAAGGTGCTCGAACTCAACCCCCGGCTGTGGGGGAGTCTGGCGCTGTCGACCTACGCCGGCGCCGACTTCCCGTACCTGCTGTACCGGCTGGCCGTCGGCGAGCCGATCGACCCCGACCCGGGCTATACGGTCGGCGTCCGCGCCCGCTCGGCGTTCGCGGACCTGCTCCACGCCATGGAGCGACCGGATCGGCTCCGCGCGTTCCGCGACGTGCTGACGCCCGGCGACGCGCCCGAGCGGTTCGACGTCCTCGCGAGAGAGGACCCGCTCCCCGTCGCCGGCCAGCTCGGGTACTGGCTGACCGTCTACCTGCAGGAGGCAGTCCCGGACGGCCCCAACCTCGACTCGTCGCTCGTCCCGGGCGCGTCCGTCCACCGGCTCCTGAAGCGCTGA
- a CDS encoding CDP-glycerol glycerophosphotransferase family protein, whose product MSPGLTSALRTLAGAAGSFAAHRAAHLVPRDDDLWAFGCRGGERFEGNAKYLFLQVAERDDLDVRPVWLSESDETVAALREHEYEAYRTDTTEGLRTLARAGRVFTTGGFTGLPLWPTGGAEVVQLWHGVPLKRISADGPQFERASPFERLSRRYVYQQFDRVAVTGRRFVDVFRSAFEIDADRVSVTGYPRNDALFREVPGFDVGQDRALHDAVAALDGPVFAYLPTYREDGTAPADAVDFAALDGFLADRDAHLLVKFHPFEDRDVDAAALDRVRVLPPDFDVYPALRHVDALVTDYSSVFFDYLLLDRPVIFYAYDRDAYEAESGLYFDYEAATPGPIADDFDELLAALDDCAAGIDGHADARETVRNAVFDDVDGRSAARVVDLVTDDALEPPDTRTRDTPIDDAPRERAPEP is encoded by the coding sequence GTGAGTCCGGGGCTGACGAGCGCGCTCCGGACGCTCGCCGGCGCGGCCGGCTCGTTCGCGGCCCACCGCGCCGCCCACCTCGTCCCCCGCGACGACGACCTGTGGGCCTTCGGCTGCCGCGGCGGGGAGCGCTTCGAGGGCAACGCGAAGTACCTGTTCCTCCAGGTCGCCGAGCGCGACGACCTCGACGTCCGGCCGGTGTGGCTCTCCGAGAGCGACGAGACGGTCGCCGCCCTCCGGGAGCACGAGTACGAGGCCTATCGCACCGATACGACCGAGGGGCTCCGCACGCTGGCCCGCGCCGGCCGCGTCTTCACGACGGGGGGCTTCACCGGCCTCCCGCTGTGGCCGACCGGCGGCGCCGAGGTCGTCCAGCTCTGGCACGGCGTCCCGCTCAAGCGCATCTCCGCCGACGGGCCCCAGTTCGAGCGCGCCTCGCCCTTCGAGCGGCTGTCGCGCCGCTACGTCTACCAGCAGTTCGACCGCGTCGCGGTGACCGGCCGCCGCTTCGTCGACGTCTTCCGCTCGGCGTTCGAGATCGACGCCGACCGCGTCTCCGTCACCGGCTACCCCCGGAACGACGCCCTGTTCCGCGAGGTCCCCGGCTTCGACGTCGGCCAGGACCGGGCGCTCCACGACGCGGTCGCAGCCCTCGACGGGCCGGTGTTCGCCTACCTGCCCACGTACCGCGAGGACGGCACCGCGCCCGCCGACGCCGTCGACTTCGCCGCGCTGGACGGCTTCCTCGCCGACCGCGACGCCCACCTGCTCGTGAAGTTCCACCCCTTCGAGGACCGCGACGTCGACGCCGCCGCCCTCGACCGCGTCCGCGTTCTCCCGCCGGACTTCGACGTCTACCCCGCGCTCCGGCACGTCGACGCGCTCGTCACCGACTACTCCTCGGTCTTCTTCGACTACCTCCTGCTCGACCGGCCCGTGATCTTCTACGCGTACGACCGCGACGCCTACGAGGCCGAGTCGGGCCTGTACTTCGACTACGAGGCCGCCACGCCGGGGCCGATCGCCGACGACTTCGACGAGCTACTGGCCGCCCTCGACGACTGCGCGGCGGGGATCGACGGCCACGCCGACGCCCGCGAGACCGTCCGGAACGCGGTCTTCGACGACGTCGACGGCCGGTCGGCCGCACGCGTCGTCGACCTCGTGACCGACGACGCGCTCGAACCGCCAGACACGCGGACCCGCGACACACCGATCGACGATGCACCGAGAGAACGCGCTCCCGAGCCCTGA